GCCGCGCGCTGGTCATCGTGGTGAACAAGTGGGATCTCATCAGCGAGGACAAGCGCAAGCAGGAGATCTTCCGTGAGGATCTCAAGCACGCGCTGAAGTTCGTGGGGTACGCGCCCATCGTGTTCACCTCGGCGCTCACGGGCTCGAAGGTGGAGAAGGTGCTGGAGCTGGCGGTGGAGCTGGCCGACCAGTTCCGCTACCGGGCGCCCACGCCGCAGCTCAACCGGCTGTTGTCGCACATCGAGGAGAGCCATCCGGCCCCCATCGTGGGCCGAGGTCCACTCCGGGTGTACTACATGGCCCAGGTGGGGACGGCGCCCCCGACCTTCGCGATCACGACCAACCGGCCGGACGCGGTGCCGGACATGTACAAGCGGTACATCACCAACCAGCTGCGCAAGACGTTCGACTTGAGAGTGCCCCTCCGGCTGCTGTTCCGCGAGAGGCCGGGCAAGGCGAAGCGGGAGGCGCGGAAGAGACCCAAGAAGCAGGCCGGGAAGCATTAAGGGCAGTCCGCGTTGACACTGCTGGTGCGCGCTCCGTAGATTGCGCGCCCTTCGACCCTGTAGAGAGGTGCGAACCACCGTGGCCCAGAAGTCCGAGAAGATGACGAAGCAGGAGCTGCGTGCTCCGGATGCCTTCCAGCTGTACGGCGCCGAGGCGAGCGACTGGCTGATGAAGCGGCGGCAGCTCATCGGCACCGCGGTGGCCGTGCTGATCGTGGGCGGGCTGATCGCCGCCCTGGTTCAGTACTTCAGCAACCGGAGCGAGGAGCGGGCCGCCAAGCAGCTCGGCCAGGCGCTGGAGGTGCTGACGCGGCCGGTGGTCGTGACCAACGAGCAGCTGCAGCCCATGGAGGGCGAGCAGGCCCCCTTCAAGTCCGACAAGGAGAAGGACGAGGCCATCGTCAAGTCGCTCACCGACTTCCGTGCGGGGCACAAGGGCACGGAGGCCGCGGCGACGGCGGCGCTGCCGCTGGGCAAGGCCGAGTACCGGCTGGGCAACCATGACGGCGCGCTGGCGGCCTTCGGCGAGTTCATCAAGGAAGCGCGCAAGGATGATCCGCTGATGGCCTCGGCCTACGAGGGCCAGGGCTACGCCCACGAGGCGAAGGGCCAGCTGGACCAGGCGCTCGAGGCCTTCAAGGGCATGGCCAAGGTGGAGTCGGGCGAGTTCCTCCAGGGAATGGGCCTGTACCACCAGGCGCGCATCCTCGTGGCGCAGGGCAAGAAGGACGAGGCGGCGCAGATCCTGGCGGATCTGAAGGCCTCGCAGACGAACACGGCGGCGGGACGGCTGGCCACCGAGCGGCTGGCGGTGCTCGCGGCGCAGGGCGTGAAGGTGCCCGAGCCGAAGACGCCCCCGGCGACCGCCCAGACGCAGGACGCGGGGTAAGACGCCCACCTATGCGGATCTCCAGCGGCTGGAAGCGTTGGGTGGGTGGGCTCGCGGCGGCGAGCCTGCTCGGTGCATGCAGCGCGGTGCCGGTGTACGGCAACCCGGTCACCTCCGCTCCGAAGCAGCCGCCACACCACTTCTTCTCGGTGGATTGGTGGACGCCGCTCGTCAACCCCTCGCTGCTCGAGTACTCGCCACGCGAGGACGCGCAGCCGGCGTACGACGCGAAGAACGAGCGCGTCATCACGCTCACCCGGGATGGGCTCGTACGGAGCCTCGGAGCCGAGGGCCAGGAGGCCTGGCGGTTCAAGGTGGGCAACCGCTTCTACGCGGGCGCGACGGTGGACGACACCCTCGTCTACGTGCCGAGCACGGACGGGGTGCTGTACGCGCTGGACACGAAGACGGGCGAGCCCAAATGGAAGTACGCGGCCGGTGAGGCGCTGGCGACGGTGCCGGTGCTCACGGACGAGCTGGTGCTGGTGGCCTCGCAGAGCGACAC
This is a stretch of genomic DNA from Archangium violaceum. It encodes these proteins:
- a CDS encoding tetratricopeptide repeat protein produces the protein MAQKSEKMTKQELRAPDAFQLYGAEASDWLMKRRQLIGTAVAVLIVGGLIAALVQYFSNRSEERAAKQLGQALEVLTRPVVVTNEQLQPMEGEQAPFKSDKEKDEAIVKSLTDFRAGHKGTEAAATAALPLGKAEYRLGNHDGALAAFGEFIKEARKDDPLMASAYEGQGYAHEAKGQLDQALEAFKGMAKVESGEFLQGMGLYHQARILVAQGKKDEAAQILADLKASQTNTAAGRLATERLAVLAAQGVKVPEPKTPPATAQTQDAG